Proteins from a single region of Gossypium arboreum isolate Shixiya-1 chromosome 1, ASM2569848v2, whole genome shotgun sequence:
- the LOC108466958 gene encoding reticulon-like protein B3, with the protein MAEHEEKKHEESLMEKIAEKIHGHDSSSSSSDSDDDKQSESSIKDKVFRLFGREKPVHHVFGGGKPADILLWRNKKISAGALGVATVIWVLFELLEYHLLTLVCHLLILALALLFLWSNATQFINKSTPHIPEVQIPKEPVLEFAMALRFEINRAFAVLRDIALGRDLKMFLSVIAGLWVLSIVGSWCNFLTLFYIVFVVLHTVPVLYEKYEDKVDPFAEKAMHEIKKQYAVFDAKVLSKIPMGPLKQKKKD; encoded by the exons atggctgAGCACGAAGAGAAGAAGCACGAGGAATCTTTGATGGAAAAGATAGCGGAGAAGATCCATGGTCATGATTCATCGTCATCGTCGTCGGATTCCGATGACGACAAGCAATCGGAATCTTCGATCAAGGACAAGGTGTTTCGTCTCTTTGGAAGAGAAAAGCCCGTCCACCATGTTTTCGGTGGAGGCAAAC CGGCCGACATTTTACTGTGGAGGAACAAAAAGATCTCAGCAGGAGCGCTTGGTGTTGCAACTGTGATATGGGTTTTGTTTGAATTGCTTGAATATCACCTGCTCACTCTAGTGTGTCACTTGTTGATACTTGCTCTTGCATTGCTCTTCTTGTGGTCAAATGCTACTCAGTTCATCAACAA GTCTACACCGCATATCCCGGAAGTTCAAATCCCTAAGGAACCAGTTTTAGAGTTTGCCATGGCACTTAGGTTTGAGATTAACCGGGCTTTCGCTGTCCTGCGGGATATTGCATTAGGAAGAGATCTTAAGATGTTCCTCTCT GTTATTGCTGGATTATGGGTCTTGTCTATTGTGGGAAGTTGGTGCAACTTCTTGACGCTGTTCTATATAG TCTTCGTAGTACTTCACACTGTACCTGTGCTGTACGAGAAGTATGAGGACAAGGTGGATCCCTTTGCCGAGAAAGCAATGCATGAGATTAAGAAGCAGTATGCAGTGTTTGATGCAAAAGTTCTAAGTAAGATTCCTATGGGACCGTTAAAGCAAAAGAAGAAGGATTAG